In Symmachiella dynata, the following are encoded in one genomic region:
- a CDS encoding type II secretion system F family protein: protein MPTFRYTAVDATGQPVSDTLNASDESVALENLTSLGFTDVIMSAAADAEKPRQQETALELGDADFMAVAQNLADISAAGKPLSGGLRALSQEAHSRRLRRGLKQVADSIDQGVPLKEIFSQRIAGFPPHLSGLVLAGLQAGCLDQVLQQSLTYTMRANTLRRRVKFSLAYPLVLLSIVTMLMLFIMMYIVPMFSKIFDDFAVELPGMTLLVDNLSRVLLKFGLWGLVGGTVIVVTVWIIARLLLGRPRLRRLICSIPVFGGVLRNSALMEYCHLLAVLIESRMALPEALRYAGGGVHDADLADASQRLANEVAAGQPLAWTATAMPQFPAVFSQFVKWGERHHAYPESLHAAGDIFEGRARVQASLLRWLIEPFVIIGVGLCVGFIVLAMFMPLIKLLNDLA, encoded by the coding sequence ATGCCGACGTTTCGTTATACCGCTGTAGATGCCACCGGCCAACCGGTCTCGGACACCCTGAATGCGTCCGATGAATCGGTGGCGCTGGAGAACCTGACTTCGCTCGGATTCACCGATGTGATCATGAGCGCAGCGGCCGACGCAGAAAAACCAAGGCAACAAGAAACGGCCCTCGAACTTGGTGACGCCGATTTCATGGCTGTGGCGCAAAACCTGGCCGACATCTCCGCCGCCGGCAAACCGCTCTCCGGGGGGCTGCGAGCCTTGTCCCAGGAAGCCCACTCGCGACGTTTGCGCAGAGGCCTCAAGCAGGTCGCTGACAGCATCGATCAAGGCGTCCCGCTGAAAGAGATCTTTTCTCAACGCATCGCGGGGTTTCCGCCGCACCTATCGGGATTGGTCCTGGCCGGCTTGCAAGCAGGCTGCCTGGACCAAGTTTTGCAGCAGTCACTGACCTACACCATGCGGGCCAATACCTTGCGGCGGCGCGTGAAGTTTTCCTTGGCCTACCCCCTCGTTTTGTTGTCCATCGTCACCATGCTGATGTTGTTCATCATGATGTACATCGTGCCGATGTTTTCGAAAATCTTCGACGATTTCGCCGTTGAACTGCCGGGGATGACCTTACTGGTGGACAACCTGTCGCGCGTCCTGTTGAAATTCGGTCTCTGGGGACTGGTGGGCGGCACCGTCATCGTGGTCACCGTTTGGATCATAGCGCGCCTCCTGCTGGGGCGACCGCGTTTGCGTAGACTGATCTGCAGCATCCCCGTTTTTGGAGGCGTGCTGCGCAACTCCGCCTTAATGGAATATTGCCACTTGCTGGCCGTGTTGATTGAAAGCCGCATGGCCCTGCCCGAAGCACTGCGGTATGCCGGGGGCGGGGTGCATGATGCCGATTTAGCGGACGCGTCCCAGCGACTGGCCAACGAAGTTGCCGCGGGACAACCGCTGGCTTGGACAGCCACAGCAATGCCGCAATTTCCCGCCGTATTCAGCCAATTCGTCAAATGGGGTGAGCGGCATCATGCCTATCCGGAATCACTGCACGCGGCGGGGGACATCTTCGAAGGGCGGGCGCGCGTCCAAGCGTCGCTGCTCAGGTGGCTCATCGAACCGTTCGTTATTATCGGCGTGGGATTGTGCGTCGGCTTTATCGTGTTAGCGATGTTCATGCCGCTGATTAAATTATTGAACGATTTGGCTTAA
- the acs gene encoding acetate--CoA ligase, with product MTNPSSDSIENVLHENRKFPPSESFSAAAHIKSEAEYQEMWDRAKDDPAGFWGEMAENLDWFEKWDKVLDGDMPDTKWFTGGKINAAYNCIDRHLKTWRKNKAAIIWEGEPGDTRVLTYQDLHREVCKFANVLKQLGVGQGDRVTLYMPMIPELAIAMLACARIGATHSIIFGGFSADAVADRNNDAQAKLVVTADAGWRRGKQVPLKVAVDESLEKSPSVEKVVVVQRTGAEVTMVPDRDYWWHDLMKGASAECEATPLDSEHPLFILYTSGSTGKPKGVLHTTAGYTLGTMMTSKWVFDLKDEDTYWCTADIGWVTGHSYIIYGPLANGATTMMYEGAPNWPDEGRFWEMVEKHRVNIFYTAPTAIRAFIKWGDDWPNKYDLSSLRLLGTVGEPINPEAWMWYHKVIGQEACPIVDTWWQTETGSIMMSPLPGVTATTPGSCTKPLPGIVPDIVSKDGTSQPDNSGGLLVMRQPWPSMLRTLYGDHDRFLATYFNEIPGCYFAGDGARRDEDGYYWIMGRVDDVLNVSGHRLSTMEVESALVSHDKVAEAAVVGFPHDLKGEGICCFVTLKTDDGTDELKEELKQHVRHSIGAIATPDTIRFTASLPKTRSGKIMRRLLRDIAAGRELVGDTTTLEDLSVLAKLRESEE from the coding sequence ATGACGAACCCATCCAGCGACAGCATCGAAAACGTCCTCCATGAAAACCGCAAGTTTCCCCCTTCGGAGTCGTTTTCTGCTGCAGCCCACATAAAAAGCGAAGCCGAATACCAAGAGATGTGGGACCGTGCCAAGGACGATCCCGCCGGTTTTTGGGGCGAAATGGCGGAAAACCTGGATTGGTTCGAAAAGTGGGACAAAGTCCTCGATGGCGATATGCCTGACACCAAATGGTTTACGGGCGGAAAAATCAATGCGGCGTACAATTGCATCGACCGGCATCTGAAGACCTGGCGGAAGAACAAGGCTGCCATCATCTGGGAAGGCGAGCCGGGCGACACCCGCGTACTGACTTATCAAGATTTGCATCGCGAAGTCTGCAAATTCGCCAACGTGCTCAAGCAGTTGGGAGTCGGCCAAGGGGACCGGGTCACGTTATATATGCCGATGATCCCCGAATTGGCAATCGCCATGCTGGCCTGTGCCCGCATCGGAGCGACTCACTCGATTATCTTTGGCGGTTTTAGCGCCGACGCCGTTGCCGATCGCAACAATGACGCACAAGCCAAACTGGTCGTAACGGCCGATGCCGGGTGGCGGCGGGGTAAGCAAGTTCCGCTGAAAGTCGCCGTCGACGAGAGCCTGGAAAAATCGCCGTCGGTCGAAAAAGTTGTGGTTGTGCAGCGCACCGGGGCTGAAGTCACGATGGTCCCCGATCGCGATTACTGGTGGCACGACCTGATGAAAGGGGCCTCCGCCGAATGCGAGGCCACACCGCTCGACTCCGAACACCCGCTGTTCATCCTGTACACCTCGGGCAGCACCGGCAAGCCGAAAGGGGTGCTGCACACCACCGCCGGGTACACGCTGGGAACGATGATGACCAGCAAATGGGTCTTTGATCTCAAGGACGAAGACACCTACTGGTGCACGGCTGATATTGGTTGGGTCACGGGGCATAGTTACATCATCTACGGTCCGTTGGCCAACGGGGCGACGACGATGATGTATGAAGGGGCCCCCAACTGGCCGGATGAAGGCCGGTTTTGGGAGATGGTTGAGAAGCACCGCGTGAATATCTTCTACACCGCTCCGACCGCCATTCGGGCCTTCATTAAATGGGGCGACGATTGGCCCAACAAGTACGACCTGTCGAGCTTGCGGTTGCTGGGGACGGTTGGTGAGCCGATCAATCCTGAGGCTTGGATGTGGTATCACAAGGTCATCGGTCAAGAGGCCTGTCCGATTGTCGATACGTGGTGGCAGACCGAGACGGGTAGCATCATGATGAGCCCGCTGCCGGGTGTGACCGCGACTACCCCAGGCAGTTGCACCAAGCCGCTACCAGGGATTGTCCCGGATATCGTCAGTAAAGACGGCACCAGCCAGCCGGATAATTCGGGCGGACTACTGGTGATGCGTCAGCCTTGGCCGTCGATGCTCCGCACGCTCTACGGCGATCACGACCGCTTCCTGGCGACGTATTTCAACGAGATCCCCGGTTGCTATTTTGCCGGAGACGGGGCGCGGCGCGACGAAGATGGTTACTACTGGATCATGGGCCGTGTTGACGATGTGCTGAACGTTTCCGGCCACCGGTTGAGCACCATGGAAGTCGAAAGCGCATTAGTGTCGCACGACAAGGTGGCTGAAGCCGCCGTCGTCGGATTTCCGCACGACCTGAAGGGGGAAGGCATCTGCTGTTTCGTGACACTCAAAACCGACGATGGCACGGATGAACTCAAGGAAGAGTTGAAACAACATGTCCGGCATTCCATTGGAGCCATCGCCACGCCGGATACGATCCGCTTTACAGCATCCCTTCCTAAGACCCGTAGCGGTAAAATCATGCGGCGCCTGCTACGCGACATCGCCGCCGGTCGCGAACTCGTGGGCGACACGACCACGCTGGAAGACCTGTCGGTGCTGGCAAAATTACGGGAAAGTGAAGAGTAG
- the speB gene encoding agmatinase, with translation MMSPRTFLDLPDAGPDDADVVLLPLPFEGTVSYGRGTAGGPESILAASCQVELWDEELDFDLDKLSYHWAEPVAPQDSEDACSYLERVFTAAQSPHQTGKLVVGIGGEHSLTAPLARAAAGADDLTDVTVVQFDAHADLRDEYEGDKHSHACVMRRVLERGASVVAIGIRSAEREEMEHGRSSARYRAFLAQRLAEGAHEEAELLSQLRGITGDVYLTFDVDALEVMYSPATGTPQPGGLTWWQTLRYLRALLMENPHCRIIGCDVVETSSQPGTTVNEFTSARLVCKILAYLCQGSGRRES, from the coding sequence ATGATGTCACCCCGCACCTTTCTGGATCTTCCGGATGCTGGGCCGGATGACGCCGACGTCGTGCTGTTGCCGCTCCCGTTTGAAGGCACCGTGTCTTACGGTCGGGGTACGGCTGGAGGGCCGGAATCGATCCTCGCAGCTTCTTGCCAAGTCGAACTGTGGGATGAAGAACTCGATTTCGATCTGGACAAATTGTCCTATCACTGGGCGGAGCCGGTTGCCCCTCAGGATAGCGAAGACGCCTGCTCCTACCTGGAGAGAGTCTTTACGGCAGCCCAATCGCCGCATCAAACCGGTAAGCTGGTCGTCGGCATTGGGGGCGAACATAGCTTGACTGCTCCCTTGGCGCGTGCTGCGGCCGGAGCGGACGATTTGACCGATGTGACTGTCGTGCAATTCGATGCGCATGCGGATTTACGAGACGAATACGAAGGGGACAAACATTCGCACGCTTGTGTGATGCGGCGGGTGTTGGAACGGGGAGCCTCGGTCGTGGCCATCGGAATTCGCTCGGCCGAACGTGAGGAGATGGAGCATGGTCGCTCTTCAGCACGCTATCGCGCGTTTCTCGCCCAACGGTTGGCAGAAGGCGCCCACGAAGAAGCGGAGCTGCTCTCGCAATTGCGCGGGATCACCGGAGATGTGTATCTGACCTTCGACGTCGATGCCTTGGAGGTGATGTATTCCCCAGCCACCGGAACCCCGCAACCGGGGGGACTCACTTGGTGGCAAACCTTACGCTACTTGCGGGCGCTACTGATGGAGAACCCGCATTGCCGAATCATCGGCTGCGATGTGGTCGAAACCTCCAGCCAACCCGGCACCACCGTCAACGAATTCACCTCAGCCCGTCTGGTGTGCAAAATCTTGGCTTATCTTTGCCAAGGCTCAGGCCGGCGTGAAAGCTGA
- a CDS encoding DUF7710 domain-containing protein, whose translation MTADNEEVVWIFVGGKNPNPSAAFSSRESAEEWIAQTKLSGTLTAYPLNVPVYDWAIRKGIFKPSKPYQSSPKFIAGFSSAGLEHYHYEDGVNETG comes from the coding sequence ATGACCGCAGACAATGAAGAAGTCGTTTGGATTTTTGTGGGTGGGAAAAACCCAAATCCCAGTGCGGCGTTTTCCAGTCGAGAATCAGCCGAAGAATGGATTGCCCAGACCAAGCTCTCCGGCACGCTCACCGCTTATCCGTTGAATGTTCCGGTATACGATTGGGCGATTCGCAAGGGAATCTTTAAGCCATCAAAACCGTATCAAAGTTCGCCGAAGTTCATCGCTGGATTTTCGTCGGCAGGCCTTGAGCATTATCACTATGAAGATGGCGTCAACGAAACGGGTTAA
- a CDS encoding DUF1559 domain-containing protein, whose amino-acid sequence MSQQVSPPFLTNRDQRRRGFTLIELLVVIAIIAILIALLLPAVQQAREAARRTTCRNNMMQIGLALQNYDGAHECLPPGTVNPTGPIQNLRQGYHVSWALLILPFMEEGNIYNHWDFSVSVYDDKNEAPREQVIPSYICPSSPIAQSGPHISYAGCHNSKAAPIDVTNNGVLYLNSSIRYQQITDGSSHTIFAGEKDSLVALGRMGVPVDPDVPTCWASGTNATLRATSDINGAFRAMMMQAGPGQPQPPLDPEDESPLESGFSSFHAGGAFFLFGDGSVQFLSENITPAIFARLGDRSDGEMPDAGQY is encoded by the coding sequence ATGAGCCAACAAGTGAGTCCCCCATTTTTGACAAACCGTGATCAGCGGCGTCGCGGCTTTACGCTGATTGAATTGTTGGTGGTGATCGCAATCATCGCCATTTTGATCGCCCTATTATTACCGGCGGTCCAACAGGCGCGCGAAGCCGCGCGGCGAACAACGTGCCGCAATAACATGATGCAAATCGGACTGGCGCTCCAAAACTACGATGGCGCCCACGAATGCCTGCCGCCAGGGACCGTGAACCCAACCGGCCCAATTCAAAATCTCAGACAGGGATACCATGTCAGTTGGGCGCTGCTGATTTTGCCCTTCATGGAAGAGGGCAACATCTATAACCACTGGGATTTTTCAGTCAGCGTCTACGACGACAAAAACGAGGCGCCGCGAGAGCAAGTTATTCCGTCGTACATCTGCCCCTCCTCTCCGATTGCTCAAAGCGGACCGCACATTTCCTATGCCGGGTGCCACAACAGCAAGGCAGCGCCGATCGATGTCACCAATAACGGCGTGCTGTATCTCAACAGCAGCATCCGCTATCAACAAATTACCGACGGAAGTTCGCACACGATTTTTGCGGGCGAGAAGGACAGCCTCGTCGCCTTAGGCAGGATGGGTGTGCCTGTTGATCCGGACGTTCCCACTTGCTGGGCATCGGGCACAAACGCGACCTTACGGGCCACGTCAGACATCAATGGTGCGTTTCGAGCCATGATGATGCAAGCCGGTCCCGGCCAACCGCAACCTCCCCTCGATCCGGAAGACGAATCCCCACTCGAAAGTGGCTTTAGCAGCTTCCACGCCGGCGGGGCTTTCTTTCTGTTCGGCGACGGCAGTGTGCAATTTTTGAGTGAGAACATAACGCCGGCCATATTCGCTCGCCTGGGTGATCGTTCTGACGGTGAAATGCCCGATGCAGGACAGTATTAA
- the speD gene encoding adenosylmethionine decarboxylase: MNCSFLELTCPVPYHGMTFRRIYELYKGRHLLIDCQGVPRDVCLNDQLILESMAKAATRAGATVISQVRYHFGHNSPPGFTAMVLLDESHCSAHCYADLGLMALDIFTCGRTNPSDILKYILEDVDLGQVTTVQMPRFTVPVTPVTSTSSPHLEAPLSGIADHGGSLELIEE, translated from the coding sequence TTGAATTGTTCATTTTTGGAACTGACTTGTCCCGTACCGTATCACGGTATGACCTTCCGGAGGATTTATGAGTTGTACAAAGGCCGACATTTACTTATCGATTGCCAGGGCGTCCCCCGAGACGTTTGTCTGAATGACCAGCTGATTCTGGAATCAATGGCCAAGGCCGCGACGCGCGCCGGAGCCACGGTCATTTCTCAAGTCCGTTATCATTTTGGCCATAATTCCCCGCCCGGTTTTACGGCCATGGTGCTCCTCGATGAAAGCCATTGTTCCGCGCATTGCTATGCCGACCTCGGCTTGATGGCTTTGGATATCTTCACCTGTGGCCGGACCAATCCCAGCGACATTTTGAAGTATATTCTCGAGGATGTTGATTTAGGCCAAGTCACCACAGTGCAAATGCCACGGTTTACTGTGCCGGTGACTCCCGTCACTTCGACAAGCTCCCCCCACCTTGAAGCCCCGTTGAGCGGGATTGCAGATCATGGTGGCTCCTTGGAGTTGATAGAAGAATGA
- a CDS encoding DUF1559 domain-containing protein, with the protein MTNPIRRLKMPARRGFTVIELTVVIAIIVAVLALLLPAMLKAREAARRTQCQNNLKQIILGLHNYAEQRHVFPPGVVDDQRPILQEPIGYHASWTVQLLPFLDQTNVSNGWDRSVGIYTGSNAQIFNYVIPVFACPSNSEPNPIRFGHPQSSYAGCYNDSEAPIDMTNVGVLTLNSSTRYEMIPDGTSHTIFIGEVRLPEPDVDIALADLGQHGLLGWASGTRATLRNTSQFNQELTAADFAEGDRTGPVGGFGSYHEDGGYFAFGDGSVRFLHDSIDPALLRDLGNPADGNLPSADKF; encoded by the coding sequence ATGACGAATCCAATACGGCGACTCAAAATGCCGGCGCGCCGCGGTTTCACGGTGATCGAGCTGACCGTGGTGATTGCGATTATCGTTGCCGTGCTCGCGCTGCTGCTGCCGGCCATGCTCAAGGCTCGTGAAGCAGCTCGCCGCACACAATGCCAGAACAACCTCAAGCAGATTATCTTGGGACTGCACAACTATGCCGAACAGCGCCACGTGTTCCCGCCCGGCGTCGTCGATGATCAAAGACCGATTCTGCAAGAACCGATAGGGTATCATGCCAGTTGGACCGTGCAGCTCCTACCGTTTTTGGATCAAACAAACGTCAGCAATGGTTGGGACCGATCCGTGGGTATCTATACTGGAAGCAATGCTCAAATTTTCAATTACGTCATCCCCGTATTCGCCTGTCCCAGTAACAGTGAGCCGAACCCAATTCGTTTCGGCCACCCCCAATCGAGTTATGCCGGTTGCTATAACGACAGCGAAGCTCCCATCGACATGACCAATGTGGGCGTGCTGACATTAAATAGCAGCACGCGCTATGAAATGATTCCCGATGGTACCTCCCACACGATTTTCATCGGCGAGGTCCGCTTACCGGAACCGGACGTGGACATCGCACTGGCCGACCTGGGCCAGCATGGCTTGCTGGGTTGGGCTTCGGGAACGCGAGCCACGCTGCGAAATACCTCCCAATTCAATCAGGAACTTACGGCCGCGGACTTTGCAGAGGGGGATCGGACTGGTCCAGTCGGCGGGTTTGGCAGCTACCACGAAGACGGTGGCTATTTCGCTTTTGGGGACGGTTCGGTACGATTTCTTCACGACTCGATCGATCCGGCCTTGTTGCGGGATCTGGGCAATCCTGCGGACGGAAACCTCCCTTCAGCCGATAAGTTCTAA
- a CDS encoding type II secretion system F family protein, producing the protein MPEQGSSITSISNGLSSRQSSLLWMLAVAAEKNMPLVDEIDALADDERGGQRKRLRDLADMLRAGIPLPEAVENIPGLLPFGATFAVRVGCETGHLGPALRSAANDLTSEFQEEQGSNIMYLLYCGMVASVLLSLTGFLMYWIVPKFAKIFEDFDMQLPEATIGMIEVSNVFVNYFYLFMPLLFAAIPLLIIATMWGLSGGVRFLEVPAFMLRLFPRLETPQLLRNLSLVIDSGKPMVDAVSLAAYFYPRAIIRTKLAHIEVALRHAEDCFQQLRKHRLITKSEEQLLRSAEHVGNLSWALRNVATNHERRQAYRIRMFTEFFKPLAAFGFGLVVAAYAICFFMPLVALMDQLSKTSPY; encoded by the coding sequence ATGCCGGAACAAGGGTCTTCAATTACCAGCATCAGTAACGGCCTGTCTTCGCGACAGTCGTCGTTGTTGTGGATGTTGGCGGTGGCAGCTGAAAAAAACATGCCGCTGGTCGACGAGATCGATGCGCTGGCCGATGATGAACGCGGCGGTCAGCGCAAGCGCTTGCGCGATTTGGCTGACATGCTCCGCGCCGGAATTCCCTTGCCCGAAGCGGTTGAGAATATCCCCGGTCTGTTGCCGTTCGGGGCAACGTTCGCTGTGCGGGTGGGTTGCGAAACCGGCCATTTAGGTCCGGCCTTGCGCAGCGCTGCCAACGATCTGACCAGCGAATTCCAGGAGGAACAGGGCAGCAACATCATGTACCTGTTGTATTGCGGTATGGTGGCGTCGGTCCTGTTGTCACTCACCGGGTTTTTGATGTATTGGATCGTCCCCAAATTCGCCAAAATCTTCGAAGACTTTGACATGCAACTTCCTGAGGCGACCATCGGGATGATTGAAGTGTCCAACGTGTTCGTCAACTATTTCTATCTCTTCATGCCGCTGTTATTCGCAGCCATCCCGCTGCTCATCATCGCCACCATGTGGGGCTTGTCCGGCGGGGTTCGTTTTCTAGAAGTCCCGGCGTTCATGTTGCGTTTGTTCCCACGACTGGAGACACCGCAACTGTTACGGAATTTGTCACTGGTCATCGACTCCGGCAAACCGATGGTCGATGCGGTTTCCCTGGCCGCCTATTTTTATCCTCGGGCGATCATTCGTACAAAACTGGCACATATCGAAGTCGCCCTTCGGCATGCGGAAGATTGTTTTCAACAACTCCGCAAACACCGGCTGATTACCAAATCGGAAGAGCAACTGCTGCGCTCCGCCGAGCATGTCGGCAACCTCAGTTGGGCCTTGCGCAATGTGGCAACGAACCATGAACGCCGGCAAGCTTATCGAATTCGTATGTTCACCGAATTTTTCAAACCATTGGCCGCATTCGGCTTCGGGTTGGTGGTCGCTGCTTATGCCATCTGTTTTTTCATGCCCTTGGTCGCCTTAATGGATCAATTGTCCAAGACCTCCCCCTACTAA
- a CDS encoding deoxyhypusine synthase family protein codes for MTIRKLHDGREDGLSPLESLDLGKVDSFAGLLQAMSQTAFGGRNLGEAYGVLGEMFDDADCSVVLTLSGAMTVAKQGLIICEMIDRGLVQAVVATGALIAHGLTESIGLAHYRYHPSDSDDDLYEAGYNRIYDTLEMESNLNDVEKLVRSVLKSQSPPDGVWSSARLCRAVGSRLAEMNQGRGILRSAFEQEIPVFIPAFTDSEIGLDVATWAMAEWIAGQSKAATALDSAEVLSAVPSFNPFLDLQEYARLAGGSERLGILTVGGGVPRNWAQQVAPYYEISNARLGTKWKQPQFQYGVRICPEPVHWGGLSGCTYSEGVSWGKFVSPNAGGRFAEVYADATVALPLLMKAILEDRDSRE; via the coding sequence ATGACGATCCGCAAACTGCACGATGGTCGTGAAGACGGCCTCTCTCCACTGGAGTCGTTGGACCTCGGCAAAGTGGACTCCTTTGCCGGGCTGTTGCAGGCAATGTCCCAAACCGCCTTTGGCGGTCGAAATTTGGGCGAAGCCTACGGCGTGTTGGGAGAGATGTTCGATGATGCCGACTGCTCGGTCGTGTTGACTCTCTCCGGTGCGATGACGGTTGCCAAGCAAGGATTGATCATCTGTGAAATGATCGATCGCGGGCTGGTGCAAGCCGTGGTAGCCACTGGAGCATTGATCGCACATGGCCTGACGGAGTCCATCGGGTTGGCGCATTACCGGTACCATCCCTCCGACTCGGATGACGACTTGTATGAGGCGGGATACAACCGGATTTACGATACGCTGGAGATGGAATCGAACCTGAACGACGTCGAGAAACTCGTGCGTTCAGTGCTCAAATCGCAATCTCCGCCGGATGGTGTCTGGTCCTCCGCCCGCTTGTGCCGCGCAGTCGGCAGCCGTTTAGCGGAGATGAATCAGGGACGTGGAATCTTGCGCAGTGCTTTCGAGCAAGAAATCCCTGTGTTCATTCCTGCTTTCACCGACAGTGAGATCGGACTGGATGTCGCTACCTGGGCGATGGCCGAATGGATCGCGGGGCAGTCGAAAGCGGCCACTGCGCTCGACTCGGCAGAAGTCCTCTCAGCCGTTCCCTCGTTCAATCCTTTCTTGGACCTGCAAGAATATGCTCGCTTAGCCGGCGGATCTGAGCGGTTGGGGATTTTAACAGTCGGCGGCGGCGTGCCGCGGAATTGGGCGCAGCAAGTGGCGCCCTACTATGAGATTTCCAACGCGCGGCTCGGAACCAAGTGGAAACAGCCGCAATTCCAATACGGTGTCCGCATCTGTCCCGAACCGGTCCATTGGGGCGGGCTGTCGGGCTGTACTTACTCCGAAGGGGTGAGTTGGGGCAAGTTCGTCTCACCGAATGCCGGCGGACGTTTTGCGGAAGTTTACGCCGATGCCACCGTCGCATTGCCGTTGTTGATGAAAGCCATCTTGGAAGATCGCGATAGCCGAGAATGA
- a CDS encoding prepilin-type N-terminal cleavage/methylation domain-containing protein gives MNRRRGISLIEMIVVIGASSIILMVGAGMLHTLMRSERVATESLVHATNHARLAEQFRDDIHAASNATIEGEPGADYALQITNPNAAEISYSQQGRLLVRKETVATQPPRHEQFQLPADVRIRFAIDESGPQKIADLSWNFADDDTTTNAERAARPPLNPLKIEAVIGKDHRFQEATP, from the coding sequence ATGAATCGCCGCCGAGGGATTTCATTGATCGAAATGATCGTGGTGATCGGCGCGTCCTCGATCATATTGATGGTCGGCGCCGGCATGCTGCATACACTGATGCGCAGTGAACGGGTCGCCACTGAGTCGCTGGTGCACGCCACCAATCATGCCCGCCTAGCTGAGCAGTTCCGCGACGACATCCATGCCGCGTCGAACGCCACCATCGAAGGGGAACCGGGCGCAGATTATGCCCTGCAGATCACCAACCCCAACGCTGCGGAGATTTCGTATTCGCAACAAGGGCGACTGCTCGTCCGCAAAGAAACCGTAGCGACACAACCGCCGCGGCACGAACAATTTCAATTACCTGCCGATGTGCGCATCCGTTTTGCGATCGACGAGAGCGGTCCACAAAAAATTGCGGACTTGTCTTGGAATTTTGCCGACGACGACACGACCACCAACGCGGAGCGCGCCGCACGCCCGCCTCTCAACCCGCTCAAGATCGAAGCTGTGATTGGCAAGGACCATCGTTTCCAGGAGGCCACACCATGA
- a CDS encoding thiamine pyrophosphate-dependent enzyme, which translates to MTPPPQMPLPAALEVLHDARTGQIVITTMGSAREWMQLGSDPLDFVYAPSAMGEAPAVGLGLALAQPDRQVIVCNGDGCMLMNLGSLVTVTAQSPQNYVLIVFENGHYEVTGMQQTAASADARQRGDAIDFCATARGCGFTSVYEFDDLNAWRDSIATVLGETGPTFVLLKVAPVPGGAVPRSPAPPAERAVALREVLTNS; encoded by the coding sequence ATGACGCCGCCACCACAAATGCCCCTCCCGGCAGCTTTAGAAGTTCTTCACGATGCGCGGACCGGCCAAATCGTGATCACCACGATGGGATCGGCGCGGGAATGGATGCAGCTCGGCAGCGACCCGCTCGATTTTGTCTACGCCCCCTCAGCAATGGGCGAAGCTCCGGCTGTTGGATTAGGCCTCGCGCTGGCACAGCCCGACCGGCAGGTCATCGTCTGTAACGGCGATGGCTGCATGCTGATGAACCTGGGCAGTCTGGTGACGGTCACCGCGCAATCCCCGCAGAATTATGTACTGATCGTATTCGAAAACGGCCACTACGAAGTCACCGGCATGCAACAAACCGCCGCCAGCGCCGACGCGCGACAGCGCGGAGACGCGATCGACTTCTGCGCAACGGCACGGGGATGCGGCTTCACGTCGGTCTACGAATTCGACGACCTCAATGCGTGGCGCGATAGCATCGCAACTGTACTGGGTGAGACCGGCCCGACATTCGTACTCCTCAAAGTCGCCCCGGTTCCTGGTGGAGCGGTCCCACGCTCACCGGCACCACCGGCGGAGCGGGCGGTGGCGCTGCGTGAGGTACTCACCAATTCCTAA